GAGTTCGTCGCCGTCTTCGTTCCCGACGGTGACCGTGATGAGACTCTGGAAGTCCTCAGACTGGTGAGACTTCGACTCGACTACGTCGATGCCGCGCTCGTCTGCGATACGCGGGGCGTTTACGGCGTTGACCTGCCATTCGAGCGGTTCGAACACACCCTTGAGCGCGCTCGCCGTCACGAGGTCGATGTCCTCTGCGGCGATGTCCCCAGCGTAGGTGACCTCGACCTTCCCGATACGGTCGCCGTAGAGCTGGGCTGCGACCTTGCCCGCCGTCTCCGCGAGGTCGATGTACGGCTTGACCCGCGGGAAGGCACTCTCGTCCATCGACGGCGCGTTGAGCGCGTTCATGACCGGTTCTTCTGCGAAGGCGGCGAGAATCTGGTCTGCGATGCTCGTCGAGACGCTCTCCTGGGCGGCTTCCGTGCTCGCACCGAGATGTGGCGTGACGACGACGTTATCGACCGAGAGCAGCGGGTTGTCCGGCGAGATTGGCTCGTCCGCAAACACGTCGAGGGCCGCGCCCTTGAGCACGCCGTCGGCGCAGGCCGCTGCGAGCGCCTCCTCGTCTACGATGCCGCCGCGGGCGCAGTTGACGACGTAGCCGCCTTCTAACTGGGCGAGTTCTGCTTCGCCGATGAGGTTCGCCGTCTCGGGCGTGAGCGGCGTGTGAATCGTGAGGAAATCCGCCTTCGAAAGACAATCAGAGAGGTCCACGAGTTCCGCGCCAATCTGGGCGGCGCGGTCCTCGGAGATGTAGGGGTCGTAGGCGACGAGGTCCATGCCGAGCGCCCCGAGGCGCTTTGCGACTTCCTGGCCGACCCGCCCGAGGCCGAGGATGCCGAGGGTCTTGCCGTTGAGTTCCGTCCCGAGGTAGTCGCCCTTGGCCCACTCGCCCGCTTTCAGGCGGATGTGTGCCTGCGGGATGTTCCGGGCAGCGGCGAAGGCCATCGCGACGGTGTGCTCTGCAGCGGCTCGCACGTTCCCTTCGGGTGCGTTCGCGACGATGACGCCGTGTTCGGTGGCGGCGTCGATGTCGATGTTGTCCACGCCGATGCCGGCTCGCCCGACGATGATGAGGTCGGTTGCAGCCTCGAACACGGCGGCAGAAACGTCAGTTCCAGACCGGACGACGAGTGCGTGTGCGTCAGAAACAGCGTCGAGGAGTGCATCACCTTCGACGTCGTAAGCCGTCTCTACATCGTGGCCCGCTTCACGGAGTTGCTGAAGCCCTGCCTCAGCGATGGGGTCCGTGACGAGTACGTTCATGTCTCGGCAGAACGGGGCGTGAAGGTTAACGCTTTCTCCACTCGCTACAAATGCCGCCTTCTCCCGGTAGTAGCACGACGCTCTGTGCATCGTGACCTTTTATATGACTGACTCGAAGGACAACATGACGTGAGGGATTCTGAGCGCGGCGACGGTGCTGATTCACGCACGTCTGAGTCCCTACTCCGTGCCGACGCCGTCACCGAGGGAACGAACGTTCTCATCGCAGGCCCAGCGATGACCGAAAAGCGCCGTCTCGCGCTCTCGCTCGTCGGCGGCGCAGACGACAACGGCGCACTGTTCATCACCACGAGCAAGAACGCGACCCAAATTCGCCGCGAGTTCGAAGCGGTCACGGGCGGGTCTGGCGATGCCCTCCGCGTCGTCGACTGTGTGGGCGGCGACCAGCAGTTCGGCCGGGAGAGCGACGACAGGCGGACGAGTTACGTCTCGTCTGCGGCGGACATGACCGGCATCGGCATCGCGGCGACCGGCATGATGCAACAACTGTACCGCGACGACTCGGTAGAAGACGTGCGCGTCGGCCTGAGTTCGCTTTCGACGATTCTCATGTTCGCGGACCTGAAACGGCTGTACCAGTTCACGCACGTGCTCACCGGCCGCATCGAGAGCGTCGGCTTTCGCGGGGTGTTCACGCTCGATTCGACGGCCGCGGACGAAGAGACCCTCAACATTCTCAAGCAACTGTTCGACGTGTACGTAGAGACCAGAGACACCGACGACGGCCTCGAACTCCGCGTGCGCGGCGACGACATCGGCCCCCGTGAGTGGACGCCGTACTAATTTCGAACGAGCAATTCCTGCCCGGTTGACGAAGTCATTCTCGCTAACGTCTGCCGAAGACGGAACGCTCAAGTCCCATCGCCCGGCGGATTGCGTATGGAACTGGTCGCATTCGACTTCGACGGGACGCTCTCCGATTCGGAGATGACGGTCCTGCTCGGAGACCGCTGTGGCGTCGCCGCCGAGATGGCGGACATCACGGAACGGGCGATGAACAACGAACTCAGCTACGCTGAGAGCCTTCGCTCGCGGGCAGAACTGCTCGCCGGCCTCGCAGACGAAGAAGCGCAGACGGCCTTCGACGCGGTTCGCCTGCGTCCTGGCGCGGCCGACCTCATCCGCAAACTCCGCGAGGCGGGCGTCCACGTCGCCATCCTCACCGGCGGATTCGAACGCGGCGTCGAGGCGGCGCTCGCCCGTGAAGGCGTCTCCGTCGATACCATCGTCGCGAACCGCCTGCTCGTCGAAGACGGTGAATTGACGGGGGAAGTCGAAGGGCCGCTCATCGAGGGCACGAAAGACACGGCGCTCGAAAACCTGACCACAGACCTCGGCATCGACCTCCGAGACACCGTGGCCGTCGGCGACGGCGCGAACGACCTGCCGATGCTCAAAGTCGCGGGCCTCGCGGTTGGCTACCTGCCGAAACCGGCGGTCAGGCCGCACTGTCAAATCGTCGTCGCGCGGATGGACCGCCTCGAAAAAGTGCTTACAGAAGACGGCGTCCTCTAGTTCGAGGCTGCGTCTATCGCCTGGTCTAGGTCCGCGAGGATGTCCGCTGGGTCTTCGAGACCCACGGAGAGGCGGACGAGGTCCGGCCTGACGCCGCTCGATTCCTTTTCCTCCTCGGTGAGTTGCTGGTGGGTCGTACTCGCCGGGTGGATAATGAGCGTCTTCGCGTCGCCGACGTTCGCGAGCAGACTCGCGAGTTGCGTCGATTCGGTCATCTTCTTGGCCGTCTCGTAGCCGCCTTCGAGGCCGAAGGTGAGCATGCCGCCGTAACCGCCGTCTAAATACTTCGTCGCGTTGTCGTGGGTCTCGTGACTTTCGAGACCGGGGTAGGTCACCCACGCCACGTCCGGGTGGTCGTCTAAGTACTCGGCGACGATCTGGGCGTTCTCGCAGTGGCGCTCCATGCGCAGTGGCAGCGTCTCCAGTTTCTGGAGCGTGGTCCACGCGTCGAACGGCGACTGTGGGTTACCGAGGTCGCGTAGGCCGCGGGCGAGCGCCGTCACGGTGAACGCCGCCTCGCCGAAGCGTTCGCGGAAGTTCACGCCGTGGTAGGCGGGGTTGTCTTCGGTGATTTCTGGGTAGTCGCCGTCCTCCCACGGGAAGGTTCCCGAGTCGATGAGTGCGCCGCCAACCGTCGTCCCCGCGCCGGTAATCCACTTGGTCGTGGAGTGCCAGATGAGGTCTGCGCCGTGGTCGAACGGGTTGCACAGATACGGCGTCGCGAACGTGTTGTCCACGAACAGCGGCACGTTGTTCTCGTGCGCGATATCGGCAAGACGCTCGAAGTCCGGCGTCACGAGCGCGGGGTTGCCGATGGTCTCGACGTGGACGTAGGCGGTATCCTCGTCGATGGCTTCCGCGTAGCCCTCGTAGTCGAGTGGGTCGACGAAGCGCGTGGTGACGCCACGGCGCGGCGCGGAGTGGCTGAGGTAGGTGTGGGTGCCGCCGTAGATGGCCGACGACGACACGACGTTCTTGCCCGCCTCCGCGAGGATGAAGTTCGCGAGGTCGAACGACGCCATGCCCGAGGAGGTGGCGAGTGCGCCGACGCCGCCTTCGAGTGCGGCGAGGCGTTCCTGCAGCATCGTCACGGTCGGGTTCATCAGCCGCGAGTAGATGTTGCCCTCCTCTTCGAGCGCGAAGAGGCGTGCTGCGTGGTCTGCGTCGTCGAAGACGTACGAGGTCGTCTGGTGAATCGGTGGTGCGCGTGCGCCCGTCGCCGGGTCGGGGTCCTGTCCCGCGTGCAGGCTCTGGGTCGCAAAGCGCGGCGAATGCTCGTCTGTCATTGTTCGTGCCCCAGTTATTTCTACAAGTAATATAAAAGTATGCAATATGCCGGGCAATAATTGCCCCGGGCTACGACAGACGATTGGATTGACAAGTTATACGAACCGTCCCGCCGATGAGAATGACTATGCTTCGGGCGATTTCGCGACGACTGGTCGGGTTCGTGAGCGACTACCCACTCAAAACGACTGGTGCCGTGGCGGCCCTCGTCGCTGGCGCAGTCGCCTACCGGTCGCTTACAGCAGTCGCGACTGCCGGCGGCACGAGCACGATGGGCCTCACGCCGACCCACCTCCTCGAATTCGCGAGCACCCACCCGGCCTACGTGCTCGCCCTCGTTGTCGGTCTCGGGTTCGTCGCGCTCGCGGAGTAGTCAGTTCCCGAAGAGACTCGTGTGGACGGGCGCAAACTGGCGGTCTGATTTGTCCGTGACGGTGTCGGTCACGGCCCGCCCACCGACGCCCGCTTCGAGGAAGTCGGCGAGTGGCGGGCCGACCTTCTCGGGTTCGACAAGGAACGCGTCGTGGCCGTGGTCGGACGTGATTTTGTGGTGGGCCGTCGGCGTGTCGTTCTGTCTGAACGCGACTGCGAGGTCCTCCGCTTGCTCGGTGGTGAAGTGCCAGTCACCGGTAAACGAGAGGAGGAGCGCCTCGCCGGTGAACGCGCCGAGCGCGTCCGCATCGGACTCGTAGCCCGCAGACAGGTCGTAGTTGTCCATCGCCCGCGTCAGGTAGAGATAGCTGTTGGCGTCGAAGCGTTCGACGAACTTCTCGGCCTGATAGTCGAGGTAGGATTCGACGTCG
This sequence is a window from Haladaptatus sp. QDMS2. Protein-coding genes within it:
- the serA gene encoding phosphoglycerate dehydrogenase, producing the protein MNVLVTDPIAEAGLQQLREAGHDVETAYDVEGDALLDAVSDAHALVVRSGTDVSAAVFEAATDLIIVGRAGIGVDNIDIDAATEHGVIVANAPEGNVRAAAEHTVAMAFAAARNIPQAHIRLKAGEWAKGDYLGTELNGKTLGILGLGRVGQEVAKRLGALGMDLVAYDPYISEDRAAQIGAELVDLSDCLSKADFLTIHTPLTPETANLIGEAELAQLEGGYVVNCARGGIVDEEALAAACADGVLKGAALDVFADEPISPDNPLLSVDNVVVTPHLGASTEAAQESVSTSIADQILAAFAEEPVMNALNAPSMDESAFPRVKPYIDLAETAGKVAAQLYGDRIGKVEVTYAGDIAAEDIDLVTASALKGVFEPLEWQVNAVNAPRIADERGIDVVESKSHQSEDFQSLITVTVGNEDGDELAVSGTLFAGNDPRIVRIDGYRVDAIPHGQMLVARNYDAPGVIGFIGTVLGDAGINIAGMFNARETIGGEALSVYNLDDELTAESKETIENDERIIEIRTITLDD
- a CDS encoding recombinase RecA, whose translation is MRDSERGDGADSRTSESLLRADAVTEGTNVLIAGPAMTEKRRLALSLVGGADDNGALFITTSKNATQIRREFEAVTGGSGDALRVVDCVGGDQQFGRESDDRRTSYVSSAADMTGIGIAATGMMQQLYRDDSVEDVRVGLSSLSTILMFADLKRLYQFTHVLTGRIESVGFRGVFTLDSTAADEETLNILKQLFDVYVETRDTDDGLELRVRGDDIGPREWTPY
- the serB gene encoding phosphoserine phosphatase SerB, encoding MELVAFDFDGTLSDSEMTVLLGDRCGVAAEMADITERAMNNELSYAESLRSRAELLAGLADEEAQTAFDAVRLRPGAADLIRKLREAGVHVAILTGGFERGVEAALAREGVSVDTIVANRLLVEDGELTGEVEGPLIEGTKDTALENLTTDLGIDLRDTVAVGDGANDLPMLKVAGLAVGYLPKPAVRPHCQIVVARMDRLEKVLTEDGVL
- a CDS encoding O-acetylhomoserine aminocarboxypropyltransferase/cysteine synthase family protein, translating into MTDEHSPRFATQSLHAGQDPDPATGARAPPIHQTTSYVFDDADHAARLFALEEEGNIYSRLMNPTVTMLQERLAALEGGVGALATSSGMASFDLANFILAEAGKNVVSSSAIYGGTHTYLSHSAPRRGVTTRFVDPLDYEGYAEAIDEDTAYVHVETIGNPALVTPDFERLADIAHENNVPLFVDNTFATPYLCNPFDHGADLIWHSTTKWITGAGTTVGGALIDSGTFPWEDGDYPEITEDNPAYHGVNFRERFGEAAFTVTALARGLRDLGNPQSPFDAWTTLQKLETLPLRMERHCENAQIVAEYLDDHPDVAWVTYPGLESHETHDNATKYLDGGYGGMLTFGLEGGYETAKKMTESTQLASLLANVGDAKTLIIHPASTTHQQLTEEEKESSGVRPDLVRLSVGLEDPADILADLDQAIDAASN